From a single Paenibacillus sp. FSL R5-0345 genomic region:
- the ppsA gene encoding phosphoenolpyruvate synthase gives MSSLVLGFQEIDHTQLSLVGGKGLNLGRLSTIEGINVPEGFCVTTVGYQKAIEKNKKYHALLDQLSMLNVDDREQIGEISRNIRELLMEVEIPSDVVTAVTHYLSQLGEEQAYAVRSSATAEDLPHTSFAGQQDTYLNIIGREAIMQHISKCWASLFTDRAVIYRIQNSFDHRQVYLSVIVQKMVFPQASGIIFTADPMTSNRKLLSINASFGLGEALVSGLVSADCYKVHEEKLVDTMIATKKIAIYGIKEGGTETRKIDLEQQKSQTLTEQQILQLARIGRAIEAYFGCPQDIEWCLDHDTFYIVQSRPITTLYPIPEVNDQENHVYVSVGHQQMMTDPMKPLGLSFYLLITPAPMRKAGGRLFVDVAHMLASPAKRETFLNTLGKSDPLIKDAFITLIEREYIKSIPDERKEQSPDNSSKDRSSEVFQALIENDPAIVSDLIKNSQTSIEELKQNIRTKSGADLFDFILEDLQELKKFLSNPQSTKVFMTAMNASSWINDKMYEWLGEKNAADTLSQSVPNNITSEMGLALLDVADVIRPYPKIIDYLQHVKDDDFLDELVKFEGGRETQDAIYAYLNKYGMRCAGEIDISRTRWSEKPITLLPMILNNIKNFKPNAGKRKFEQGRQEALEKEQELLDRLKQLPDGEQKAEETKRVISLIRNFIGYREYPKYGMINRYFVYKQALLKEAEKLVEAGIIHEKEDIFYLNFEELHEVARTNELDYQIISKRKDDYNFFEKLTPPRVITSDGEIITGEYKRENLPAHAIVGLPVSTGVIEGRARVILNMEEADLEDGDILVTAFTDPGWTSLFVSIKGLVTEVGGLMTHGAVIAREYGLPAVVGVEDATKLIKDGQRIRVNGTEGYIKLL, from the coding sequence ATGAGTTCTTTAGTTCTTGGGTTTCAGGAAATAGATCATACGCAGCTTTCGCTTGTTGGTGGAAAAGGGTTGAATTTAGGGAGATTATCAACTATCGAAGGAATAAATGTACCAGAAGGATTTTGTGTTACAACAGTGGGCTACCAAAAAGCTATCGAAAAGAACAAAAAGTATCATGCTTTATTAGATCAACTATCCATGCTAAATGTAGACGATCGAGAGCAAATTGGTGAAATCAGTAGGAATATTCGAGAACTTCTTATGGAAGTAGAAATTCCTTCAGATGTTGTGACAGCAGTTACTCACTATCTCTCCCAACTTGGTGAAGAACAGGCTTACGCAGTACGTTCTAGTGCAACTGCTGAGGATTTACCACATACCTCTTTTGCCGGCCAACAGGACACCTATTTAAATATCATTGGACGAGAAGCAATCATGCAGCATATAAGCAAATGTTGGGCGTCTCTATTTACGGATCGCGCAGTAATCTACCGAATACAAAATAGTTTTGATCACAGACAAGTTTATTTATCCGTTATTGTTCAAAAGATGGTTTTTCCACAGGCATCAGGAATTATATTCACCGCTGATCCAATGACCTCTAATCGAAAGTTGCTATCCATTAATGCCAGTTTTGGGCTCGGTGAAGCTCTGGTCTCTGGCTTGGTATCTGCCGATTGTTATAAAGTACACGAAGAGAAACTCGTCGATACGATGATAGCAACCAAAAAAATAGCTATCTATGGCATTAAAGAAGGTGGAACAGAAACCCGGAAAATCGATCTCGAACAGCAAAAGTCTCAAACACTTACAGAACAACAAATTTTACAACTGGCACGAATAGGTAGAGCGATTGAAGCTTATTTTGGTTGCCCGCAAGATATCGAATGGTGTTTGGATCATGATACTTTTTATATTGTTCAAAGTCGACCAATCACTACTTTATACCCGATCCCTGAAGTAAATGATCAAGAAAATCACGTTTACGTATCTGTCGGTCATCAACAAATGATGACGGATCCCATGAAACCACTAGGATTGTCTTTTTACCTGTTAATAACTCCTGCACCTATGCGTAAAGCCGGTGGAAGGTTGTTTGTTGATGTTGCACATATGCTTGCTTCACCTGCCAAAAGAGAAACTTTCTTAAATACCCTTGGAAAATCCGATCCGCTCATAAAAGATGCATTTATAACCCTAATAGAACGAGAATATATAAAATCGATACCAGATGAAAGAAAAGAACAGAGTCCCGATAATAGCAGTAAAGATAGGTCGTCAGAAGTTTTTCAGGCCCTAATCGAAAATGATCCGGCAATTGTTTCTGATTTAATTAAGAACAGTCAAACATCGATAGAAGAATTAAAACAAAACATCCGAACAAAATCTGGAGCAGATTTATTTGATTTTATTCTCGAAGATCTCCAGGAATTAAAGAAGTTCTTATCTAACCCACAAAGTACAAAGGTCTTTATGACTGCTATGAACGCTTCGTCATGGATCAATGACAAAATGTACGAGTGGTTAGGTGAAAAAAACGCAGCAGATACGCTTTCTCAATCTGTACCCAACAACATTACTTCGGAAATGGGCCTAGCGCTATTGGATGTTGCAGATGTGATTCGTCCTTACCCGAAAATAATTGATTATTTACAACATGTAAAAGATGATGATTTTTTGGATGAACTGGTTAAGTTTGAGGGTGGACGTGAGACTCAAGACGCTATTTATGCATATCTCAACAAATATGGGATGCGATGTGCCGGTGAAATCGATATTTCGAGAACCCGTTGGAGCGAAAAACCAATTACACTTCTCCCCATGATTCTCAATAATATCAAAAACTTTAAGCCAAATGCTGGCAAACGGAAATTTGAGCAAGGACGACAGGAAGCTTTGGAAAAAGAACAAGAGTTGTTAGATCGATTGAAGCAATTACCGGATGGTGAACAAAAAGCTGAAGAGACCAAACGAGTGATCAGTTTAATCCGGAATTTTATCGGTTATCGTGAATATCCAAAATACGGTATGATTAATCGCTATTTCGTTTACAAACAGGCATTACTGAAAGAAGCCGAAAAACTAGTAGAAGCGGGAATTATTCATGAAAAAGAAGATATATTTTATCTCAATTTTGAAGAACTTCACGAAGTCGCACGCACAAATGAACTGGATTATCAGATCATCAGTAAACGAAAAGACGACTACAATTTTTTTGAAAAACTTACTCCGCCACGTGTAATCACGTCTGATGGTGAAATCATAACGGGTGAGTACAAACGAGAAAATCTGCCAGCCCATGCGATTGTAGGTCTACCTGTTTCTACCGGAGTTATAGAGGGACGAGCACGTGTCATCTTAAACATGGAAGAGGCAGATCTGGAAGATGGAGATATATTAGTCACCGCTTTTACTGACCCTGGTTGGACATCATTGTTTGTATCCATTAAAGGCTTGGTCACCGAAGTTGGCGGACTGATGACCCATGGAGCGGTTATCGCTCGTGAATATGGCTTACCGGCTGTTGTCGGAGTGGAAGACGCTACCAAGCTGATAAAAGACGGGCAGCGAATTCGTGTGAATGGCACTGAAGGGTACATTAAATTATTGTAG
- a CDS encoding VOC family protein, whose product MINKMGQVMLYVNNQEESKDFWTEKLGFEVILDETNGPMRFIELAPKGAGTSIVLHNKELVAQMNPEMNLGTPSLMFFSDHFDQLNQELKNKNVTVGDIVEIPGGRVFNFADSENNYFAVMEKGQ is encoded by the coding sequence ATGATTAATAAAATGGGTCAAGTAATGTTATATGTAAATAATCAAGAAGAATCCAAAGATTTCTGGACAGAGAAGCTAGGGTTTGAGGTGATTTTGGACGAAACAAATGGCCCTATGAGATTTATCGAGCTTGCTCCGAAAGGTGCAGGTACTAGCATTGTTCTTCATAATAAAGAGTTGGTTGCCCAAATGAATCCTGAAATGAATCTAGGAACACCTTCTTTAATGTTCTTTTCGGATCATTTTGATCAATTGAATCAAGAGTTGAAGAACAAAAATGTTACGGTAGGAGATATTGTAGAGATTCCCGGTGGAAGAGTATTTAATTTCGCTGACAGTGAAAACAACTACTTTGCTGTAATGGAAAAAGGACAATAA
- a CDS encoding FadR/GntR family transcriptional regulator has protein sequence MFEKGSFRPVQSTKLVDDVVNQIQHKISTGTILPGDKLPPEPELMQLFNVGRSTIREAVRVLVHAGLLEKKQGFGTYLKSSPLIQEPLTHRLLRAELIEVFEARKMIELEIARLAALRHDDTDLSNMRNHLDTRNMALQKNDRELYAKSDIEFHMAVAMASKNAVIIDLYRTFTFILSDAMSKLNRNYSSHDPQSDYHEQVYESIKNGDPDQAVQCTLSILNGTLSEL, from the coding sequence ATGTTTGAGAAGGGATCGTTCCGACCCGTTCAATCCACTAAGTTAGTGGACGATGTTGTTAACCAAATCCAACATAAGATTTCAACAGGAACTATCTTACCAGGAGACAAATTACCTCCAGAACCTGAATTGATGCAATTATTTAATGTAGGGCGATCAACGATAAGAGAAGCAGTCCGTGTGTTAGTTCATGCTGGACTATTGGAGAAAAAGCAGGGTTTTGGAACTTACTTAAAATCCAGTCCTCTTATTCAAGAACCACTCACCCATCGTTTACTTCGTGCAGAATTGATTGAAGTCTTCGAAGCTCGAAAAATGATTGAATTAGAAATCGCAAGATTAGCAGCTCTACGACATGATGACACTGACTTATCCAACATGCGGAACCATTTGGATACTAGAAATATGGCTCTACAGAAGAATGATCGTGAACTGTATGCCAAATCGGATATAGAATTCCACATGGCTGTAGCGATGGCAAGCAAAAACGCTGTGATCATTGATTTATATAGAACCTTTACGTTTATTTTGTCAGATGCAATGAGTAAATTAAACCGTAATTATAGTTCTCATGATCCTCAATCCGATTACCATGAACAAGTTTATGAATCTATTAAAAATGGGGATCCAGATCAAGCGGTACAATGCACTCTGAGTATTCTAAATGGAACTCTTTCTGAGCTTTAA
- a CDS encoding ABC transporter ATP-binding protein, translating into MIISLKNVSWQRDTTMILREMNWEVKQGQHWCIVGLNGSGKTTMLNVVNGYIWPTTGQVEVLDHRFGDVDLRELRKRIGWVSTSLQQKLYGHQTALTIVLSGKFATIGLYDKTNEEDQKQAEELMEFLDCSSLAVRTYDTLSQGQRQKVLIARALMANPDLLILDEPCTGLDIFAREQLLQMIEKITKQPGGPTLLYVTHHIEEITPCFTHTLLVKNGEIYKGDETENCLQSDVLSDFFDTPVEVQEHHNRKWLTLAGDK; encoded by the coding sequence ATGATTATATCTCTTAAAAATGTATCGTGGCAGCGCGATACAACCATGATCTTACGCGAAATGAATTGGGAAGTGAAACAAGGGCAACATTGGTGTATCGTCGGACTAAACGGTTCTGGCAAGACGACGATGCTGAACGTAGTGAACGGCTATATATGGCCGACGACTGGGCAAGTCGAAGTGCTAGACCACCGCTTCGGTGATGTTGATCTTAGGGAGCTGCGCAAACGAATCGGTTGGGTCAGCACCTCCCTGCAGCAGAAGTTATACGGACATCAGACTGCCCTGACCATCGTCCTCAGCGGGAAATTTGCAACTATCGGTTTATATGATAAGACCAATGAAGAGGATCAAAAGCAAGCCGAAGAATTGATGGAGTTTCTAGACTGCTCTTCCTTAGCCGTTCGTACATACGATACCTTATCGCAAGGTCAGCGACAGAAAGTCCTCATTGCCCGCGCACTTATGGCCAATCCAGATCTATTGATCCTTGATGAGCCATGCACAGGGCTTGATATTTTTGCCCGAGAACAGCTGTTGCAAATGATCGAGAAGATTACGAAGCAACCCGGCGGACCAACTTTGCTGTATGTAACGCATCATATCGAAGAGATAACACCCTGCTTCACACATACGTTATTAGTTAAGAACGGCGAAATCTACAAAGGGGATGAGACGGAAAACTGCCTGCAGTCGGATGTGTTGAGCGATTTCTTTGATACCCCCGTTGAAGTTCAGGAGCATCACAATCGCAAGTGGCTTACACTTGCCGGTGATAAGTAA
- a CDS encoding alpha-L-rhamnosidase-related protein → MEENRMWKANWIWSKGYPWTSNPGTHELVYFRREFNVSDSEGAKLVVDITADSRYRLFLNGESVSVGPCKGDQFSHYYETVDLSERLITGKNVLAVKVLHYAAAGPFVLGESGPISTYRAVGGAMLLEGELIEQKGSSQALHTDESWHCKMMTGFKLVPSPIIFHLGGFEHIDGKGLDHGWEMPDFIGEGWRDATIVSRTDDEYGQLTPWQLSPRPIPLLNETLMFFRGVTNADNVSAIPKYTSFLNEKDSDSLRVEPGCSIWLEIDAGELATGYLTLEMRGGRDSQIGVQYSESYEEASSNLHHRVKGKRDDAKNGILIGESDYYTVAGVGDEYVAERYEPFEFRTFRYIRLEATAKNEPLEIVRLSYRDVGYPLDIKASFACSDPDFEQLWELSLNTLKRCMHETYEDCPYYEQMQYSMDTRLQMLFTYALSADDRLARRSLFDFHSSALPSGILQSRYPAEYRQVIPSFSLYWIHMLNEHYQYFGERNLIRRYLPTMTGVLDWFRRLLTPEGLVAPTPRAYWPFFDWCKEWQIGTPPAHNQGPLTLLSQMFAAALNTASELYLALSWADAAREAKEEANTINDALLRHCWRTDRGLFADGPEVDDFSQHTQIWGIVCGAVSGEEAVQLLERTIEYPAEQMTQLSMPASYELFRILSHHKLYDKASVVIDRWRAFLDLHLTTLPEVPDDNNPRSDCHAWSALPISEFLGEILGVRPGAPGYSTIIIEPKLLMLDWANGKVATKHGIVEVEWTLKKDNIFRITGLGPENIPVVLILPNGERLEFQNGGEFDASIKFPVVV, encoded by the coding sequence ATGGAAGAGAACAGAATGTGGAAGGCAAATTGGATTTGGTCTAAAGGATATCCGTGGACGTCAAATCCGGGAACACATGAATTGGTGTATTTTCGCCGCGAATTTAACGTTTCTGATTCAGAGGGAGCAAAACTCGTTGTTGATATCACGGCGGATAGCCGGTACCGATTATTTCTTAACGGTGAATCCGTCTCTGTTGGACCCTGCAAAGGTGACCAGTTCAGCCATTATTACGAAACAGTTGATCTGAGCGAGCGTCTTATTACTGGAAAGAACGTGCTAGCAGTTAAAGTACTTCACTATGCTGCAGCCGGTCCCTTTGTACTTGGTGAAAGCGGTCCCATTTCGACTTACCGCGCTGTCGGAGGTGCAATGCTGCTTGAGGGTGAACTTATTGAGCAAAAAGGGTCTTCACAAGCTCTTCATACCGATGAGAGTTGGCATTGTAAAATGATGACTGGATTTAAGCTTGTCCCTAGCCCGATTATCTTTCACCTTGGCGGGTTTGAACATATCGATGGAAAGGGATTGGACCACGGTTGGGAAATGCCCGATTTCATTGGTGAGGGATGGAGAGATGCAACAATAGTTTCTAGAACAGACGATGAATATGGTCAATTAACACCTTGGCAATTGTCACCACGCCCGATTCCTTTATTAAACGAGACGTTGATGTTCTTCCGTGGCGTCACAAATGCTGATAATGTCTCAGCTATACCGAAATACACTTCATTTCTTAATGAGAAGGATTCGGACTCTCTGCGTGTAGAACCTGGCTGTTCTATCTGGCTGGAGATTGATGCTGGAGAATTAGCTACAGGCTATCTTACATTGGAAATGCGGGGCGGCCGTGATAGCCAGATCGGAGTTCAATATTCAGAGTCTTATGAGGAAGCCTCATCTAATCTCCATCATAGAGTGAAGGGAAAAAGGGATGATGCTAAGAACGGTATCTTAATCGGAGAGAGTGATTACTACACGGTGGCTGGAGTAGGCGATGAATACGTTGCGGAGCGTTATGAACCTTTTGAATTCCGTACTTTCCGATATATCAGACTTGAAGCAACTGCGAAGAATGAACCGCTCGAAATTGTTCGGCTTTCTTATAGAGATGTGGGCTATCCACTGGATATTAAAGCATCCTTTGCTTGTTCAGATCCGGATTTCGAACAACTCTGGGAATTGTCTTTAAATACGCTCAAAAGATGTATGCACGAAACGTATGAGGACTGTCCATATTATGAGCAAATGCAATATTCGATGGACACCCGACTTCAGATGTTATTCACCTATGCGCTTAGTGCCGATGACCGATTAGCCCGCCGTTCGTTGTTTGACTTTCACAGTTCTGCACTGCCTTCGGGCATACTACAGAGCCGCTATCCAGCTGAATATCGGCAAGTGATTCCGTCCTTTTCCTTATATTGGATTCATATGCTTAACGAACATTATCAATACTTTGGTGAGCGAAACTTAATTCGGCGTTATTTGCCTACAATGACTGGAGTTCTTGATTGGTTTAGACGTTTACTGACACCTGAAGGACTTGTTGCTCCGACGCCGCGTGCGTACTGGCCTTTCTTCGATTGGTGCAAAGAATGGCAGATAGGAACCCCTCCGGCACATAATCAAGGTCCTCTTACATTGCTCAGTCAAATGTTCGCAGCTGCCCTTAATACTGCTTCTGAACTATATCTGGCATTGAGTTGGGCGGATGCGGCGCGCGAAGCCAAAGAAGAAGCAAACACCATAAATGATGCCTTGCTACGTCACTGTTGGCGTACAGACCGTGGGCTTTTCGCAGATGGACCAGAGGTTGATGATTTTAGCCAACATACACAAATCTGGGGGATTGTATGCGGTGCTGTTTCAGGAGAGGAAGCTGTCCAACTGCTGGAACGTACAATCGAATACCCAGCCGAACAAATGACGCAATTGTCTATGCCTGCTTCATATGAACTATTCCGGATATTATCTCATCATAAATTGTATGACAAAGCTTCTGTAGTGATTGACCGCTGGAGAGCTTTTCTGGATCTGCATCTTACGACCTTACCAGAGGTGCCAGACGATAATAATCCACGCAGTGATTGCCACGCTTGGAGTGCATTGCCGATCTCAGAATTTCTAGGTGAGATTCTTGGTGTAAGGCCAGGGGCTCCTGGGTATTCAACCATCATTATTGAGCCCAAATTGTTAATGTTGGATTGGGCGAATGGCAAGGTGGCCACAAAACACGGCATAGTTGAAGTCGAGTGGACTCTGAAGAAAGATAATATTTTCCGCATTACGGGATTAGGACCGGAGAATATACCTGTTGTACTGATATTGCCGAATGGGGAACGCTTGGAGTTTCAGAACGGCGGAGAGTTTGATGCTTCGATCAAGTTTCCGGTAGTGGTATAG
- a CDS encoding AraC family transcriptional regulator codes for MSIRRSTFVMSGDSFFEPGVPIYVNRAYETFELNAHSHEFIEITYISEGAGVHYIEDEAVPVEHGTLFFIPIGRSHVFRPKTPIKDRPLIVYNCLFPVEYLSELQVTFPHAKDICEFFTDMQLLWFSMKDINGAYHIMFRELFREFSAKPPGYLAVLDALVVQILTGLFRHRLQLNTPTGEKPQWIAVDEAIAYINYNYASGLKLSDLASKANLSERQFSRLFQHQTGMSFTDYMQSIRMDAACRMLSGGHRGVSEIAAAVGYADLKFFHQIFKKKIGMTPRQYSNSLRVEQ; via the coding sequence ATGAGTATCAGACGCAGTACCTTTGTCATGTCCGGAGATAGCTTTTTTGAACCTGGTGTGCCAATTTATGTGAACAGGGCTTACGAAACGTTCGAATTGAATGCACATTCCCATGAGTTTATCGAGATTACTTATATCAGTGAAGGCGCAGGGGTTCACTACATTGAGGATGAGGCCGTTCCTGTCGAGCACGGTACGTTATTTTTTATACCTATCGGACGCAGTCACGTATTTCGCCCTAAGACACCTATAAAAGACCGTCCGCTTATTGTTTACAACTGTTTGTTTCCGGTAGAGTATTTATCTGAGCTTCAGGTTACTTTTCCTCACGCTAAAGATATTTGTGAATTTTTCACAGACATGCAATTGCTATGGTTCTCTATGAAAGATATCAATGGTGCATACCATATAATGTTCCGTGAACTGTTTCGTGAATTCTCGGCAAAACCACCTGGATATTTAGCTGTCCTTGATGCTCTTGTCGTGCAAATATTAACGGGCTTGTTTAGACATCGGTTACAGCTTAATACACCAACAGGGGAGAAGCCACAATGGATTGCAGTTGATGAAGCCATTGCATATATAAATTATAATTATGCCAGCGGGCTTAAACTTAGCGATCTTGCTAGCAAAGCGAACCTTAGTGAACGGCAATTCAGCCGACTTTTTCAGCATCAAACGGGAATGAGTTTTACAGATTACATGCAGAGTATTCGTATGGATGCTGCCTGCCGTATGCTTTCTGGAGGTCATAGAGGTGTAAGCGAAATTGCCGCAGCAGTCGGATATGCTGACCTGAAGTTTTTTCACCAAATATTTAAAAAAAAGATCGGAATGACTCCCCGTCAATATAGTAATTCGCTACGAGTTGAGCAATAG
- a CDS encoding family 78 glycoside hydrolase catalytic domain: MDQHRSKGLYPICLPSSGRDDPKFVSELIWDSEKVESDSIVHIEYAGPDLQSRTRYYYRVRAWNDQGKVSEWSEPAYWETALLSVKEWQAKWIAAPLSNQENGADPCDYIRTEFSIPDNVVSARVYATSLGLYRLYINGIPADNTLFNPGWTSYNNRLQYQTYDVTSLIAAGGNALGCILGNGWYKGYLAWEGKKDIFGNARAVLIQLHVTLSDGSEHIIVSDEKWRTSTGPLLMSELYHGETYDARLEKEGWSSPGFEDLKWQKTILKDRPEATLVAQENEPTRVIETIKPIAVITTPKGEHVLDMGQNMVGWVRFMVHAEAGTIVTLEHAEVLDREGNFYIGNLRSAKQTVTYVCRGGEEETFEPYLSFQGFRYVKVTGIPQDQLLEIFIGCVIHTDLEQTGKFNCSDELLNQLQHNILWGQKGNFLDIPTDCPQRDERLGWTGDAQVFIRTAAFNMNVVPFFEKWLKDLAADQEEDGRVPHVIPDVPAAGYGSAAWGDAAVICPWTLYQCYGDIRVLKTQYPSMKAWVEYIRVQGEDEYLWNTGFHFGDWLGLDAKENSYVGATPKELIATAFYAYSTELLAKTATVIGKPEDALKYEALHEKIVLAFRQEFVTPNGRVASPTQTAYTLALMFDLLEDKDRHRTAKMLADHIEENGVHLTTGFVGTPYLCLVLSRFGYTDLAYQLVLQKEYPSWLYSVIQGATTIWEHWDGIKQDGSFWSDDMNSFNHYAYGAIGDWLYRTAGGIELLEPGYKKIRIQPQIGEHLSWIDASLESVHGTIKVTWKKQNEASVEMQVLIPSNTTAEVMIPTMKQENILESGIPIEQVIGLSSVEQMPKGQKLIIGSGNYQFTYPIS; the protein is encoded by the coding sequence GTGGATCAGCACAGAAGTAAGGGGCTTTATCCAATCTGCCTACCAAGTTCAGGTCGCGATGATCCTAAATTTGTTTCAGAACTCATCTGGGATTCTGAAAAGGTAGAATCAGATAGCATTGTTCATATTGAGTATGCAGGTCCCGACTTACAGTCACGCACTCGGTATTACTATAGGGTTCGAGCTTGGAACGATCAAGGAAAGGTTTCGGAATGGAGTGAACCTGCATACTGGGAAACAGCCTTGTTGTCGGTCAAAGAGTGGCAGGCAAAATGGATAGCAGCACCCCTGAGTAACCAAGAGAACGGAGCGGATCCTTGCGATTATATTCGTACGGAATTTTCAATCCCTGACAATGTCGTATCAGCACGTGTGTATGCAACCTCGCTTGGATTGTACCGCCTTTATATTAATGGTATTCCAGCAGATAACACACTATTTAATCCCGGTTGGACCAGTTATAACAACAGGCTTCAATATCAGACCTATGACGTGACGTCATTGATTGCTGCTGGTGGCAACGCGCTTGGTTGTATTCTGGGAAACGGATGGTATAAAGGGTATCTAGCTTGGGAAGGAAAGAAAGACATCTTCGGTAATGCTCGTGCTGTGCTAATCCAGCTACACGTCACATTATCCGATGGTTCTGAACATATCATTGTATCGGATGAGAAATGGCGAACTTCGACAGGTCCACTCTTGATGTCGGAATTATATCATGGCGAAACATATGATGCGAGGCTCGAGAAAGAAGGATGGTCTTCTCCCGGTTTTGAGGATTTAAAGTGGCAAAAGACTATTCTCAAGGACCGTCCAGAAGCTACATTGGTTGCTCAGGAAAACGAACCGACTAGGGTTATAGAAACCATCAAGCCTATCGCTGTCATTACTACACCTAAAGGCGAACACGTGCTGGATATGGGACAAAATATGGTTGGATGGGTAAGGTTTATGGTTCATGCTGAAGCAGGAACCATAGTTACTTTAGAACATGCTGAGGTCTTGGACCGCGAGGGGAACTTCTACATCGGTAATTTACGATCGGCAAAACAGACTGTTACTTATGTATGCCGAGGCGGAGAGGAAGAAACATTTGAGCCGTATTTATCCTTCCAAGGATTCCGTTATGTAAAAGTGACTGGTATACCGCAAGATCAATTATTGGAAATATTCATCGGCTGCGTCATCCATACGGACTTAGAGCAAACGGGCAAGTTCAACTGCTCAGATGAACTCTTAAATCAACTTCAGCACAACATCTTATGGGGACAAAAGGGGAATTTTCTAGATATCCCTACAGATTGCCCTCAACGAGACGAAAGATTGGGATGGACGGGGGATGCTCAAGTTTTTATTCGCACAGCTGCCTTCAACATGAATGTCGTTCCGTTCTTTGAAAAGTGGCTAAAGGATTTGGCCGCGGATCAAGAAGAGGACGGAAGAGTTCCACACGTCATTCCAGATGTACCAGCGGCAGGATACGGCTCTGCTGCTTGGGGAGACGCCGCGGTGATTTGTCCTTGGACGCTTTATCAATGTTATGGGGACATTCGTGTGCTGAAAACGCAATATCCAAGTATGAAAGCTTGGGTCGAGTATATTCGGGTGCAAGGTGAAGACGAATATCTATGGAATACAGGTTTTCACTTCGGAGATTGGTTAGGTCTAGATGCCAAAGAAAACAGCTACGTCGGAGCAACTCCAAAAGAGTTGATCGCTACCGCGTTCTATGCTTATTCAACGGAATTGCTAGCTAAGACAGCGACTGTCATTGGAAAACCCGAAGATGCCTTAAAATATGAAGCATTGCATGAGAAGATTGTTCTGGCATTCCGTCAAGAGTTTGTAACGCCAAATGGGCGGGTGGCATCACCGACACAAACTGCGTATACACTCGCCCTTATGTTTGACTTATTGGAGGATAAGGATCGTCATCGTACAGCCAAGATGCTAGCAGACCACATCGAAGAAAATGGAGTGCACTTGACGACCGGTTTTGTGGGTACTCCGTATCTGTGTCTAGTCCTCTCTAGATTCGGTTACACGGATTTAGCCTACCAATTGGTACTGCAAAAAGAGTATCCTTCATGGTTATATTCCGTAATTCAAGGAGCCACAACCATTTGGGAACATTGGGATGGAATAAAACAGGACGGTTCGTTCTGGAGCGATGATATGAACTCCTTTAACCATTATGCTTACGGCGCTATAGGAGATTGGCTCTATCGCACTGCCGGTGGTATCGAACTATTGGAACCAGGCTACAAAAAAATACGGATCCAACCGCAAATCGGGGAACATTTATCGTGGATTGATGCTTCGCTTGAATCTGTCCATGGAACGATCAAGGTAACTTGGAAAAAACAGAATGAAGCTTCAGTAGAAATGCAAGTATTGATACCATCTAATACAACAGCTGAGGTTATGATTCCAACGATGAAGCAGGAGAATATTTTGGAGTCTGGGATCCCAATAGAACAAGTTATAGGTCTGTCTAGTGTGGAACAAATGCCAAAAGGCCAAAAACTAATCATTGGATCTGGAAATTATCAATTTACGTATCCAATAAGCTAG
- a CDS encoding helix-turn-helix domain-containing protein, translated as MAIKGQKFKNYSDEIKKEAIRLHVEERWTYRKITEHFEIQDQGRVKRWMKKYRELGEFGLLDQRGRRIEYIDQDRYVQKLKRENEMLKKCLEIWMQEVKRTNIESLRTLQKSMPLATCVNSLGSLEVDTTLS; from the coding sequence ATGGCGATTAAAGGACAGAAGTTTAAAAATTACTCAGATGAGATTAAAAAAGAGGCCATTCGTTTACATGTGGAGGAAAGATGGACTTATCGGAAAATTACGGAGCATTTTGAGATACAAGATCAAGGACGGGTAAAGAGATGGATGAAGAAATACCGAGAGCTAGGGGAATTTGGGCTACTAGATCAACGGGGGCGTCGTATTGAATATATCGATCAAGATAGGTATGTTCAAAAGCTCAAACGGGAAAATGAAATGCTAAAAAAGTGTTTGGAAATCTGGATGCAGGAGGTGAAACGCACAAATATAGAGTCATTGAGAACGCTGCAAAAGAGTATGCCGTTAGCAACCTGTGTAAACTCTTTAGGGTCTCTAGAAGTGGATACTACGCTTTCCTGA